One region of Acidobacteriota bacterium genomic DNA includes:
- a CDS encoding restriction endonuclease, SacI family, whose protein sequence is MNPNDILNKVLISATSNLKKRSVADPAIGKRLEYVCRCISNRAGIRLLMSCLLAKMHKKNVDPRKPYTQIGSTDSFSGRTYDERYLTHFINENQLPCNPTTAFLTPALRNIDRPLTTDIEIVGRPREVYTSTLQLLQDVHVKRVTAEDLLTDAVRFLIQLRDEKQRRMEELVQELKEGKGALPLSSEHIVILIKQHLSCKNSSRLTVLVVAAAYKAASSRIGEWSKPLLAHNAADLQTKALGDVEICLVGDEHVVTAYEMKMKRVTVDDIDTALQKIARAKSEIHNYVFITTEEIDALVADYASKFYEKTGGTEIAILDCIGFIRHFLHFFHRLRVEFLDIYQELVLGEPDSAISQPLKEAFLTLRKAAESDE, encoded by the coding sequence ATGAATCCTAATGATATATTGAATAAAGTTCTAATAAGCGCAACCAGCAATCTTAAGAAGAGAAGTGTAGCGGATCCGGCTATTGGAAAACGCTTAGAATATGTCTGCAGATGTATTTCCAACCGTGCTGGCATTAGATTGTTGATGTCTTGTCTTCTTGCAAAGATGCATAAGAAGAACGTCGATCCTCGAAAACCATATACACAAATCGGCTCCACTGATTCCTTCTCCGGGCGAACCTATGATGAACGGTACTTGACACATTTCATAAACGAAAATCAACTTCCATGTAATCCGACTACTGCTTTCTTAACCCCAGCTCTGAGAAACATTGATAGGCCACTAACGACTGATATAGAAATCGTTGGGCGTCCTAGAGAGGTCTACACTTCAACATTACAGCTCTTGCAAGATGTTCATGTTAAGAGGGTAACAGCTGAGGACCTTCTTACTGATGCGGTAAGGTTCTTGATTCAACTGCGTGACGAAAAGCAACGGCGTATGGAAGAATTGGTTCAGGAACTCAAAGAAGGCAAGGGTGCTCTACCCTTATCATCGGAGCACATCGTTATTTTGATTAAGCAACACCTTTCCTGTAAGAACTCAAGCAGGCTTACTGTCTTGGTAGTCGCGGCTGCCTATAAAGCTGCAAGTTCCCGTATTGGAGAATGGAGTAAACCATTGCTCGCGCATAACGCCGCTGACTTACAAACGAAGGCTTTGGGAGACGTTGAAATCTGCCTCGTAGGTGATGAACATGTTGTAACCGCGTACGAGATGAAAATGAAACGCGTGACAGTGGATGACATAGATACGGCTCTTCAGAAGATTGCGAGAGCGAAATCCGAAATTCACAACTACGTTTTTATAACAACCGAGGAAATCGACGCTCTAGTAGCAGATTATGCTTCCAAGTTTTATGAGAAAACCGGCGGGACTGAAATTGCGATTCTTGATTGTATTGGCTTCATCCGCCACTTTCTGCACTTTTTTCATAGACTGCGCGTGGAATTCCTGGATATATATCAGGAGTTGGTCTTGGGAGAACCGGACTCGGCGATTAGCCAACCGCTAAAGGAGGCTTTTTTGACTCTGCGGAAGGCGGCTGAATCTGATGAGTAG
- a CDS encoding cytochrome c3 family protein yields MKNAAPLRIRRAAIVLSFVLPLVALAADTEDTVQPTLDCLQCHTCERPTPSDMCLQPCPSLTMAQNVVPHSLSEAPDSMLLGDIADVFKPVHFNHKLHAEMAEMGGDCATCHHYSPAGEIPPCRDCHGGEGNPTNLRQPGLKGAYHRQCLSCHREWSHETRCVLCHLPEAGREMAAVADPTDIIGIPHPVITEPETKIYRTPYNEGPVVTFHHAEHIHLFGLNCANCHQKENCGFCHDLQKPATLAKSMEEVHAICNDCHVNDACGKCHDTKEKPVFSHASTGWPLNRYHRTLDCRACHPTGRQIGRLNSNCGACHAGWNQENFAHAVTGLQLDEIHVELDCTDCHADRKFDQTPDCSACHDDGRTHEDAPPGELLSSR; encoded by the coding sequence ATGAAAAACGCAGCACCACTTCGGATAAGGCGGGCCGCAATTGTCCTGTCGTTCGTTCTGCCCCTCGTGGCCCTGGCCGCAGACACGGAGGACACCGTCCAGCCGACTCTCGACTGCCTGCAGTGCCACACCTGCGAGCGGCCGACCCCGTCGGACATGTGCCTGCAACCCTGTCCCAGCCTGACCATGGCCCAGAACGTGGTCCCGCACTCGTTGAGCGAGGCCCCCGATTCGATGCTTCTCGGTGACATCGCCGATGTGTTCAAACCGGTCCATTTCAACCACAAACTCCACGCCGAAATGGCCGAGATGGGCGGCGACTGCGCCACCTGTCATCATTATTCGCCCGCCGGAGAGATTCCCCCCTGCCGGGATTGCCACGGCGGTGAGGGTAACCCGACCAACCTGCGCCAGCCCGGCCTCAAGGGTGCGTACCATCGCCAGTGCCTCAGCTGCCACCGGGAATGGAGCCATGAAACCCGCTGTGTCCTCTGTCACCTTCCGGAAGCGGGCCGGGAGATGGCCGCCGTGGCCGACCCGACCGACATCATCGGCATCCCGCACCCCGTCATCACCGAACCCGAAACGAAAATCTACCGGACACCGTACAACGAGGGGCCGGTGGTGACGTTCCACCACGCGGAGCACATCCACCTGTTCGGGCTGAACTGCGCCAACTGCCACCAGAAGGAAAACTGCGGCTTCTGCCACGACCTCCAGAAACCGGCCACGCTGGCTAAGTCGATGGAGGAAGTCCACGCCATCTGCAACGACTGCCACGTTAACGACGCCTGCGGCAAGTGCCACGACACGAAAGAAAAGCCGGTCTTCTCGCACGCCTCCACCGGCTGGCCGCTCAACCGGTATCACCGGACACTCGACTGCCGGGCCTGTCACCCCACCGGGCGGCAGATCGGGCGGCTGAACAGCAACTGCGGAGCGTGCCACGCCGGGTGGAACCAGGAGAATTTCGCGCACGCCGTCACCGGGTTGCAGCTTGACGAAATCCACGTCGAACTGGACTGCACCGACTGCCACGCCGACCGTAAGTTCGACCAGACGCCGGACTGCTCGGCCTGTCATGACGACGGCCGCACGCACGAGGACGCCCCCCCAGGCGAACTGCTGAGTTCACGGTAA
- the hybB gene encoding Ni/Fe-hydrogenase cytochrome b subunit gives MSSREIPVPMRATFFTPGTKILFGVMLLGIGSLVYRFVGGLGAATNLDNGYGWGIWIAIDVACGVALAAGGFTSAALADVFHRERYHVITRPALLTAMLGYTFVALGVLVDLGRFYNIWHPVLPSMWQGNSALFEVGICVMTYLTVLYIEFLPIVVERFKGRVNLPGVLALFNKLVESFLQVANRTLGRLVSLFIIAGVVLSCMHQSSLGTLMILVPTKMHPLWYTPISPLLFLLSAIMVGFPMVIFESVLAARSFKLKPELPVLSSISRYTLVLLGVYLAIRIGDITIREVWPSVLEFSTKSIMFLIEITVGVIVPLILLATRRFRQSVGGLFTAASLVILGIVLNRINVFLVAYEPLYQEKSYFPSIYEILVTTGFIAALILVYRVFVMVFPVISLPADKIAEHGAPVQTRVGG, from the coding sequence ATGAGTTCACGCGAGATTCCCGTTCCGATGCGGGCCACGTTCTTCACTCCCGGGACGAAGATACTGTTCGGCGTCATGCTGCTCGGCATTGGCTCGCTGGTCTATCGTTTCGTAGGCGGGCTGGGTGCGGCCACGAATCTCGACAACGGTTACGGGTGGGGTATCTGGATTGCCATTGACGTAGCCTGCGGCGTGGCGCTGGCGGCCGGCGGCTTTACGTCTGCGGCCCTGGCCGACGTCTTTCACCGGGAGAGATACCACGTCATTACCCGGCCGGCCCTGCTGACCGCCATGCTCGGCTACACCTTTGTGGCCCTTGGCGTGCTGGTCGACCTGGGGCGGTTCTACAACATCTGGCATCCCGTGCTGCCGAGCATGTGGCAGGGAAACTCGGCGCTGTTCGAGGTCGGCATCTGTGTCATGACCTACCTGACCGTGCTCTACATCGAGTTCCTACCCATCGTGGTGGAACGCTTCAAGGGACGGGTCAACCTCCCGGGCGTCCTGGCGCTGTTCAACAAGCTGGTCGAATCCTTTCTTCAGGTTGCCAACAGAACACTCGGACGGCTCGTCTCGCTGTTCATTATCGCCGGCGTGGTGCTCTCGTGCATGCACCAGTCGTCCCTGGGCACGCTCATGATCCTGGTGCCGACCAAGATGCACCCGCTGTGGTACACCCCCATATCACCCCTTCTCTTTCTGCTGTCCGCGATAATGGTCGGGTTCCCCATGGTCATCTTCGAATCCGTCCTGGCCGCGCGTTCGTTCAAGCTCAAGCCGGAGTTGCCGGTGCTCTCGTCGATCTCGCGGTACACGCTGGTTCTGCTGGGAGTCTACCTGGCCATCCGGATCGGCGACATCACGATCCGCGAGGTCTGGCCGTCGGTGCTGGAGTTCTCGACAAAGTCGATAATGTTCCTGATCGAGATAACGGTCGGCGTGATTGTTCCTCTGATCCTGCTGGCGACGCGGCGTTTCCGGCAATCGGTCGGCGGGCTGTTCACGGCGGCGTCGCTGGTGATTCTGGGAATAGTCCTCAACCGCATTAACGTCTTCCTGGTGGCGTACGAACCGCTCTACCAGGAGAAGTCGTACTTCCCGTCCATATACGAGATACTCGTCACGACCGGTTTCATCGCCGCATTGATACTGGTTTACCGCGTGTTCGTCATGGTGTTTCCGGTCATCTCGTTGCCGGCTGATAAAATCGCCGAACACGGCGCACCCGTTCAAACGCGCGTGGGGGGTTGA
- a CDS encoding 4Fe-4S dicluster domain-containing protein has protein sequence MSIKRRDFFKLAAAGAVTLSTGSALASDDEYPIDCGEVYSVLVDTRVCIGCRKCELACDQEHTQSGRSAASFEDKTVFEKHRRPGTKAYTVVNRYADPANPATSFMMKAQCMHCNYPACVSACIVGALQKMPLGAVTYDAWKCIGCRYCIVACPFQIPTYEYDNPLDPEVRKCTFCHERVATEGRRPVCVTVCPTEALTFGTRHEMLDIARARIKALPDKYVDHVYGEHEVGGTSWMYLSPIDFKFSELPELPSDPLPPKTETIQHGIFKWFVPPLALYGLLGLIMHSLRDEHNQQEVPR, from the coding sequence GTGAGCATCAAGAGACGAGACTTTTTCAAGCTGGCCGCCGCCGGCGCGGTCACGCTCTCGACCGGGAGCGCGCTGGCTTCCGATGATGAATACCCCATCGATTGCGGAGAGGTCTACAGCGTGCTTGTTGACACGCGGGTATGTATCGGGTGCCGGAAGTGCGAGTTGGCCTGCGACCAGGAGCACACGCAATCCGGTCGAAGCGCGGCCTCGTTTGAGGACAAGACGGTCTTCGAGAAACACCGCCGCCCGGGCACAAAGGCGTACACGGTCGTAAACCGCTATGCCGACCCGGCCAACCCGGCGACGAGCTTCATGATGAAAGCACAGTGCATGCACTGCAACTACCCGGCCTGCGTATCGGCCTGCATCGTGGGTGCGTTGCAGAAGATGCCCCTCGGGGCCGTGACCTACGACGCGTGGAAGTGCATCGGATGCCGTTATTGCATCGTCGCGTGTCCTTTCCAGATCCCGACCTACGAATACGACAACCCGCTCGACCCGGAGGTCAGGAAGTGCACGTTCTGCCATGAGCGCGTGGCAACCGAGGGTCGCAGGCCCGTCTGCGTCACGGTCTGTCCGACCGAGGCGCTCACCTTCGGCACCCGCCATGAGATGCTCGACATCGCCCGCGCCCGCATCAAGGCCCTGCCGGACAAGTACGTCGATCATGTATACGGCGAACACGAGGTTGGCGGCACGAGCTGGATGTACCTCTCCCCCATCGACTTCAAATTCTCCGAACTGCCCGAACTGCCGTCGGACCCGCTCCCCCCGAAAACCGAGACGATCCAGCACGGCATTTTCAAGTGGTTCGTTCCGCCGTTAGCACTCTACGGGCTTCTCGGCCTCATCATGCACTCACTGCGTGACGAGCACAACCAGCAGGAGGTCCCGCGATGA
- the rlmN gene encoding 23S rRNA (adenine(2503)-C(2))-methyltransferase RlmN — protein MSRTNLMGFTRSQLEEVMTSLGEKPYRGRQLFKWLYHTRQHDFNLMTDQSRDLRERLVAAYEIRPIETAHRAKSVDGTEKFLFRLDDGHGVEAVLIPDNGRGTACVSSQAGCALGCRFCATGVMGLRRSLTVGEIVSQLLLLRDLRGGGCFTNVVFMGMGEPLHNFENMVEAIGIINDSSGLAVAARKITVSTVGIAPKIRTLADSGLKVRLAVSLNAATQEKRAEIMPLARKYGLDELMEAVRYYTQKTGTRVTFEYVLFDGFNDGIEDVEALSRLVRGVPCKINILAYNPVPGLDFKRPGDDKVDWFGRQLFPRAPAVTVRKSRGTDIQAACGQLAGRMQ, from the coding sequence ATGTCCAGGACAAACCTCATGGGCTTCACGCGCAGCCAGTTGGAAGAGGTTATGACCTCCCTGGGGGAGAAGCCGTACCGGGGCCGCCAGCTCTTCAAGTGGCTCTACCACACCCGGCAGCACGATTTCAATCTCATGACCGATCAGTCCCGGGACCTTCGCGAGCGTCTCGTTGCCGCCTATGAAATCCGGCCCATCGAGACGGCTCACCGGGCGAAGTCGGTTGACGGGACCGAGAAGTTCCTGTTCCGGCTTGACGATGGTCATGGCGTCGAGGCGGTGCTGATTCCGGACAACGGTCGCGGTACGGCCTGCGTTTCCAGCCAGGCCGGGTGCGCCCTGGGGTGCCGGTTTTGCGCCACCGGGGTGATGGGCTTGCGGCGCAGCCTGACGGTCGGTGAGATCGTCAGCCAGCTTTTGCTGCTCCGGGACCTGCGGGGAGGCGGCTGCTTTACGAACGTCGTCTTCATGGGCATGGGGGAGCCGCTGCACAACTTTGAGAACATGGTTGAGGCCATCGGTATAATCAACGACAGCAGCGGGCTGGCCGTGGCGGCACGGAAGATCACGGTGTCGACCGTGGGCATCGCTCCGAAGATCCGTACGCTTGCCGACAGTGGCTTGAAGGTCAGGCTGGCCGTTTCGCTCAACGCGGCTACCCAGGAGAAGCGGGCCGAGATCATGCCGCTGGCCCGCAAGTATGGTCTGGACGAATTGATGGAGGCGGTGCGGTATTATACGCAGAAGACCGGAACCCGGGTCACGTTTGAATACGTGCTTTTCGACGGCTTCAACGACGGTATCGAGGACGTCGAGGCGCTGTCCCGGCTGGTCAGAGGGGTACCGTGCAAGATAAACATCCTGGCGTACAATCCGGTGCCGGGGCTTGACTTCAAGCGGCCCGGTGACGACAAGGTCGACTGGTTCGGCCGCCAGTTATTTCCGCGAGCGCCGGCCGTGACCGTCCGCAAGAGCCGGGGAACCGATATCCAGGCGGCGTGCGGTCAGCTGGCCGGGCGAATGCAGTGA
- a CDS encoding S41 family peptidase: MVRYSVQLFGITLFALALIWFAGPGDASQTAGEPESVLWADTVHINLNETTSESPEPPLGDRDTFLKNVKKLTQASFSVRNHYMEDVDVEQLIKSGIVGMLSDLDRFSVLMEKSSYDALMESTHGKYSGLGMQIDARDGHIVIISPIEGTPAYRRGLRAGDIIWMIDGESTEDMNSSDAAELMRGDAGTSVMLQIKRAGIADLLEFEVERAVIALKSVNYSGVIPGTDIGYVRLSRFAEETGHELRTAISDLNKQDVSSLILDLRSNGGGLLDQAKEVAELFLTEGREIVYTKGRDISTERHYVSERPPLLPQDKPIVVLVDAGTASASEIVAGAIQDWDRGIIMGSTTYGKGLVQQIFPVANDGSLALKLTTAKYYVPSGRCIQKPEKQSKEPPQHPLIDEEQPDSLVVGEKEVFYTNGGRIVYGGGGIIPDVEIDRETWKTIEINLERKSMFFDFAVQYVADHPDIRPDFEVTDEIAEEFRGFIKDKEFTYKSALQVALEDMRQTITEEDKEEVFQSSLDELSDMVEREKSADFEESLLYVKRALKREIVSSVFGERGVYENVVLTSDKAVQEAVRLLSTPQEYSKLMTTEAASQDL; this comes from the coding sequence ATGGTTCGGTACTCTGTACAGCTCTTTGGTATTACTCTCTTTGCACTTGCGCTGATATGGTTTGCAGGGCCGGGCGATGCGTCCCAGACAGCCGGCGAACCGGAGTCGGTGCTGTGGGCCGACACGGTGCACATAAATCTGAATGAGACGACCAGCGAAAGTCCCGAACCTCCACTCGGCGACCGGGATACATTTCTCAAGAACGTCAAGAAACTGACCCAGGCCTCGTTCAGCGTCCGCAATCACTATATGGAGGACGTCGACGTCGAACAGTTGATCAAGTCCGGGATTGTCGGCATGCTCTCCGACCTGGACCGCTTTTCGGTTCTCATGGAGAAGTCTTCCTACGACGCGCTGATGGAGAGCACCCACGGCAAGTACTCGGGACTGGGCATGCAGATCGACGCTCGCGACGGTCATATCGTCATCATCTCGCCGATTGAAGGCACGCCGGCATATCGCAGGGGCCTGCGGGCCGGGGACATCATCTGGATGATCGACGGTGAGTCAACCGAGGACATGAACTCGTCGGACGCGGCCGAACTGATGCGCGGAGACGCCGGGACCAGCGTGATGCTGCAGATCAAGCGGGCGGGAATCGCCGACCTCCTCGAATTCGAGGTCGAGCGAGCCGTCATTGCACTCAAGTCCGTCAACTACTCGGGCGTCATCCCGGGTACCGACATCGGCTACGTCCGCCTGTCCCGCTTCGCCGAGGAAACCGGCCACGAGTTGCGGACGGCGATCAGCGATCTGAACAAGCAGGATGTTTCCTCGCTCATACTGGATCTTCGCTCCAACGGCGGCGGGCTCCTGGACCAGGCCAAGGAGGTGGCCGAGTTGTTCCTGACCGAGGGGCGCGAGATTGTCTATACCAAGGGACGGGACATCAGCACCGAACGGCACTATGTCTCGGAGCGTCCCCCTCTGCTCCCGCAGGATAAGCCGATAGTGGTGCTGGTTGACGCCGGGACCGCCTCGGCCTCCGAGATCGTGGCCGGGGCCATCCAGGACTGGGACCGCGGTATCATCATGGGCAGCACCACCTATGGCAAGGGCCTGGTTCAACAGATATTTCCCGTGGCCAACGACGGGTCCCTGGCGTTGAAGCTGACCACCGCCAAGTACTACGTTCCGTCCGGCCGGTGTATCCAGAAGCCGGAGAAACAGTCAAAGGAACCGCCGCAGCACCCGCTGATCGACGAAGAGCAGCCTGACTCGCTCGTGGTCGGCGAGAAGGAAGTCTTTTACACAAACGGCGGACGCATCGTTTACGGAGGCGGCGGCATTATCCCCGACGTGGAGATCGACCGCGAAACGTGGAAAACGATTGAAATCAACCTCGAGCGCAAGTCGATGTTCTTCGACTTTGCCGTACAGTACGTCGCCGACCATCCCGATATCCGTCCCGACTTCGAGGTGACCGATGAGATCGCCGAGGAGTTCCGAGGCTTCATCAAGGACAAGGAATTCACGTACAAATCGGCGTTGCAGGTGGCCCTCGAAGACATGCGCCAGACCATCACCGAGGAAGACAAGGAAGAAGTTTTCCAGTCATCTCTGGACGAACTGAGCGACATGGTGGAACGCGAAAAGAGCGCGGATTTCGAAGAATCACTTCTGTACGTCAAGCGGGCACTCAAGCGTGAAATAGTCTCCTCCGTGTTCGGCGAACGCGGCGTGTATGAAAACGTCGTGTTGACGTCCGACAAGGCGGTCCAGGAGGCCGTCCGGCTCCTGTCCACGCCGCAGGAGTATTCCAAACTGATGACAACGGAAGCGGCGAGCCAAGATTTGTAA
- a CDS encoding S26 family signal peptidase yields the protein MRPFRESFAFSAILHLLFPGLGYLFWKEYAFGIFVFLIMLLASVLFFVSFLVSVPWHLKLVLMSLPLVFYLFSFFDLAKAVGMRRAKLRRSGRAAMVFLLLALVYQFLAPSAPGNFVIRNLPDVYVMNHNRLGPLFRRGEVLTANRLAYSANLVFFNYPVYHSLPAYFDVVRFADRDDRKYTGLVVGLPGDRIEMSGGTLIVNGRPEYHQFGNAFGLAGDWPLTAAQDNSILVATVNLGTIDSVHQVSLLALIGKVDRLFR from the coding sequence ATGAGGCCGTTCAGGGAATCGTTCGCGTTTAGTGCCATCCTGCACCTGCTGTTTCCGGGACTGGGGTATCTCTTCTGGAAGGAGTATGCCTTTGGCATCTTTGTTTTCCTTATCATGTTGCTGGCCTCGGTCCTGTTCTTTGTTTCCTTTCTCGTAAGCGTGCCGTGGCACCTGAAACTTGTCCTTATGAGCCTGCCGCTGGTCTTCTACCTTTTCTCCTTTTTCGACCTGGCCAAGGCGGTCGGCATGCGGCGTGCCAAGCTCCGCCGCTCCGGGCGGGCAGCCATGGTATTCCTGCTGCTGGCGCTTGTGTATCAATTCCTGGCACCGAGCGCACCGGGCAACTTTGTCATCCGGAATCTCCCCGACGTTTACGTCATGAACCATAACCGCCTCGGACCCCTGTTTCGGAGAGGGGAGGTGCTGACGGCCAACCGGCTGGCATACTCCGCCAACCTCGTCTTCTTCAACTACCCCGTCTATCACTCGCTGCCGGCATACTTCGACGTCGTTCGATTTGCGGATCGCGACGACCGCAAGTACACGGGCCTCGTTGTCGGTCTGCCCGGTGACCGGATAGAAATGTCCGGCGGGACGCTGATTGTGAACGGGCGGCCCGAATATCATCAATTCGGGAACGCCTTCGGGCTGGCCGGGGATTGGCCGTTGACAGCGGCTCAGGACAACTCTATCTTGGTAGCTACTGTGAACCTTGGAACAATTGACAGCGTTCACCAAGTCTCGCTGCTGGCACTCATCGGTAAGGTTGACCGGCTGTTTCGATGA
- a CDS encoding HAD family hydrolase translates to MIIRNLIFDLDGTLVDSSDGVVEAVNYSLRCAGAPERPPDVIKAYIGYPLEEMYRDFTDLPVGELREHFRIKAARTVVPSATALQGADSVLRTLHAAGYRMAVATTKIRQHVDGILAKLGWDALVSVSVSGNEVKRVKPDPEPFRLALQGLAGTPEDTLAVGDTINDVLAARAVPMQVVAVSSPYGGREKLKASKPDFFIESIAELPALLNGGRS, encoded by the coding sequence ATGATCATCAGAAACCTCATCTTCGATCTCGACGGCACCCTGGTTGATTCCTCGGACGGGGTCGTGGAAGCCGTCAACTACTCTTTACGGTGCGCCGGCGCGCCGGAACGTCCACCCGACGTGATAAAGGCGTACATCGGTTACCCTCTGGAAGAAATGTACCGGGACTTTACGGACCTGCCGGTCGGGGAACTGCGCGAGCATTTCCGGATCAAGGCAGCCCGAACCGTTGTCCCCTCGGCTACAGCCCTCCAGGGAGCGGACTCGGTGCTTCGCACGTTGCATGCGGCCGGCTACCGGATGGCCGTGGCCACGACCAAGATTCGGCAGCACGTTGACGGTATCCTGGCCAAGCTCGGCTGGGACGCGCTGGTCAGCGTCTCCGTGAGCGGCAACGAGGTCAAGCGGGTAAAGCCGGACCCCGAGCCTTTTCGCCTCGCCCTGCAGGGACTGGCCGGGACGCCCGAGGATACGCTGGCCGTCGGCGACACCATCAACGATGTGCTGGCCGCCAGGGCGGTGCCGATGCAAGTGGTGGCCGTGTCATCACCGTACGGCGGCAGGGAAAAATTGAAAGCGTCGAAACCCGACTTCTTTATCGAATCCATAGCCGAACTGCCCGCGTTACTCAACGGTGGCAGGTCCTGA
- a CDS encoding methylated-DNA--[protein]-cysteine S-methyltransferase: MKKLDIHSFKTRFGTVRTAATGAGLALVSLPGESARDFQRRAESLFGDCRLGRGGGINKRAEQQIAAFLEGRRRRFSLPLDLTGTAFQKKVLRRVARIPYGSTMTYGDIARAVGHPAASRAVGAANARNALPLVIPCHRVVSSTGLGGYGGGVELKKKLLRMEGAL, translated from the coding sequence ATGAAAAAGCTCGATATACATTCGTTCAAGACACGTTTCGGGACCGTCAGGACGGCGGCCACCGGCGCGGGACTGGCACTCGTGTCGCTGCCCGGAGAGTCGGCGCGAGACTTTCAGCGGCGGGCGGAGAGTCTTTTCGGGGACTGCCGGCTCGGACGCGGGGGAGGCATCAACAAGCGGGCCGAGCAGCAGATTGCGGCCTTTCTGGAGGGCAGGCGCAGGCGCTTTTCCCTTCCGCTGGACCTGACGGGGACCGCGTTTCAGAAGAAGGTGCTCAGACGCGTGGCCAGGATCCCGTACGGTTCCACGATGACGTACGGAGACATCGCGCGGGCCGTCGGCCATCCGGCGGCCTCCCGTGCGGTCGGCGCCGCCAACGCCCGCAACGCGCTGCCGCTGGTGATTCCGTGCCATCGGGTCGTCAGCTCCACGGGCCTCGGCGGTTACGGGGGCGGTGTTGAACTTAAGAAAAAGCTGCTGCGGATGGAAGGTGCACTTTAA
- a CDS encoding aminopeptidase — MDPRVTRLAKLLLNYSLRLKKGQLLKIQGEIATLPLIKAAYEEAVRIGAHPYTDIIVPDNREILLKHGSDNQLGYVTPMSKVEVNRIDALLAIWGSENTRYLSGVKPRRQVLMQRARKPYLTKLFKRSAEGSLRWVGTLYPTLADAQQAELSLTDFAEFVYRAGHLQAADPAKHWKKVQKEQTRLGRILDRVDRIHVRTSGTDLKLRAKGRKWISCHGTQNFPDGEIFTSPIEDSAEGRVRFSYPSVYAGREVEGVELEFRRGRVVRESADKNLRYLTEMLNMDTGSRRLGEFAVGTNYDIKRFSKNTLFDEKIGGTFHMALGASIPEARGKNKSALHWDMVCDLKKGGEIIADGKVIYRNGKFTI; from the coding sequence ATGGACCCTCGCGTGACAAGGCTGGCGAAACTGCTTCTTAACTACTCTCTTCGCCTGAAGAAAGGTCAATTGCTGAAGATACAGGGAGAGATAGCAACCCTGCCATTGATAAAGGCGGCCTATGAAGAAGCCGTCAGAATAGGCGCTCACCCTTATACGGACATTATCGTCCCGGACAATCGAGAGATCCTGCTGAAGCATGGCTCGGACAATCAACTTGGGTACGTCACTCCGATGTCAAAGGTCGAAGTGAACAGGATCGACGCCCTGCTGGCCATCTGGGGATCGGAGAACACCCGGTACCTCTCGGGGGTCAAGCCCAGGCGCCAGGTCCTCATGCAGCGGGCACGCAAGCCGTACCTCACCAAGCTGTTCAAACGGTCGGCCGAGGGCAGTCTCAGGTGGGTCGGCACCCTGTATCCTACTCTGGCCGATGCCCAGCAAGCGGAACTGTCCCTGACCGATTTTGCGGAGTTCGTCTATCGGGCCGGGCATCTGCAGGCCGCTGACCCCGCCAAGCACTGGAAAAAGGTGCAGAAGGAGCAGACGCGGCTGGGAAGGATACTTGATCGCGTGGACCGGATTCACGTCCGAACGAGCGGCACGGACCTCAAGTTGCGCGCGAAAGGGCGCAAGTGGATCAGTTGTCACGGGACGCAGAACTTTCCGGACGGGGAGATATTCACGTCTCCCATCGAGGACTCCGCCGAAGGCAGGGTCCGGTTCTCATATCCTTCAGTTTATGCCGGGAGGGAAGTCGAGGGCGTCGAGCTGGAGTTCAGGAGAGGTCGGGTCGTGCGCGAATCGGCCGACAAGAACCTGCGGTATCTGACCGAGATGCTGAACATGGACACCGGGTCACGTCGACTCGGCGAGTTCGCCGTCGGCACCAACTACGATATCAAGCGCTTCTCGAAAAACACCCTTTTTGACGAGAAGATCGGCGGGACGTTCCACATGGCGCTGGGGGCTTCGATTCCCGAAGCGCGCGGCAAAAATAAGAGCGCTCTGCACTGGGACATGGTCTGCGATCTGAAAAAAGGCGGAGAGATTATTGCCGATGGTAAGGTGATCTACCGTAACGGCAAGTTCACCATCTAA